From Camelina sativa cultivar DH55 chromosome 20, Cs, whole genome shotgun sequence, the proteins below share one genomic window:
- the LOC104770872 gene encoding indole-3-glycerol phosphate synthase, chloroplastic, giving the protein MEGLCLTLQPIPSSAIQRRLSTFNLHNRLTRPSSCAPLRAHQKSGITEGSDSALEGKVSDVKISEQEVNIYQNEVVESQGIKIRRRPPTGPPMHYVGPFEFRLQNEGNTPRNILEEIVWHKDKEVAQMKERKPLYTLKKALDNIPPAQDFIGALRSAHQRTGLPGLIAEVKKASPSRGILREDFNPVEIAQAYEKGGAACLSVLTDDKYFKGSYENLQAIREAGVKCPLLLKEFIVEAWQIYYGRSKGADAVLLIASVLPDLDIKYMIKICKILGMATLVEVHDEREMDRVLAIEGVELIGINNRNLETFEVDLGITKKLLEGERGELIRQKDILVVGESGLFTPEDIAFVQEAGLKAVLVGESLIKQSDPGKAISTLFGRDISE; this is encoded by the exons ATGGAAGGACTTTGTTTAACCCTTCAGCCCATTCCTTCCTCCGCTATTCAACGGCGGCTCTCTACGTTTAACCTCCACAACAGACTTACCAGACCCTCTTCTTGTGCTCCTCTTcgtgctcatcaaaag tcTGGAATCACAGAAGGTTCTGATTCAGCATTGGAGGGTAAAGTGAGTGATGTCAAGATCAGTGAGCAAGAAGTGAATATATACCAGAATGAAGTAGTTGAAAGTCAGGGTATTAAGATAAGGAGAAGACCACCCACTGGACCTCCAATGCATTACGTTGGACCTTTTGAGTTCCGCCTTCAGAACGAGGGCAATACGCCTCGTAACATTTTGGAAGAGATTGTATGGCACAAGGATAAAGAAGTTGCTCAG atgaaagagagaaaaccaCTTTATACCTTGAAGAAGGCTCTTGATAATATTCCTCCGGCTCAAGACTTCATTGGTGCTCTTAGATCTGCTCATCAAAGAACCGGGTTGCCTGGTTTAATTGCTGAGGTTAAGAAAGCTTCACCAAGCAGAGGAATCCTAAGAGAGGATTTTAACCCA GTTGAAATTGCACAAGCTTATGAGAAGGGTGGAGCAGCATGTCTTAGTGTTTTGACAGATGACAAATACTTCAAG GGAAGCTATGAGAACCTGCAAGCTATTAGGGAAGCTGGTGTAAAG tgCCCTTTGCTGTTGAAAGAGTTCATTGTTGAGGCATGGCAGATATACTATGGTAGAAGCAAGGGCGCAGATGCAGTTCTGTTGATCGCTTCTGTGTTACCTGACCTTGACATCAAATACATGATTAAGATTTGCAAAATACTTGGAATGGCTACACTTGTGGAG GTTCATGACGAAAGGGAGATGGATCGTGTACTTGCAATTGAAGGAGTAGAGCTCATTGGCATCAATAACCGTAACCTTG AAACGTTTGAGGTAGATCTTGGTATCACAAAGAAGCTACTTGAAGGAGAGCGTGGCGAACTGATCCGTCAAAAAGACATCCTC GTGGTTGGAGAATCTGGGTTATTCACTCCCGAAGATATCGCCTTTGTACAAGAAGCTGGCCTCAAAGCA GTTCTAGTCGGCGAATCTCTTATTAAACAAAGCGATCCCGGGAAGGCAATCAGCACCCTTTTTGGAAGAGATATCTCAGAGTAG
- the LOC104770870 gene encoding uncharacterized protein LOC104770870 gives MWMDKFFLILLSVVCIAVFVTAQPLPSPQPFQVDCWSSLEMIPDCVPEIFRSITNGQFGSVGPSCCHAFLGLHADCIPQMFIFAPLVPPSRRLRDHCSQTVIVP, from the coding sequence ATGTGGATGGACAAATTCTTCTTGATCCTTCTTTCAGTTGTATGCATTGCCGTGTTCGTTACAGCTCAACCCTTGCCATCACCGCAACCTTTCCAAGTAGATTGTTGGTCATCACTAGAAATGATTCCCGACTGTGTACCCGAAATATTCCGGTCCATAACAAACGGACAATTCGGGAGCGTGGGACCTTCTTGCTGCCATGCCTTCTTGGGTCTCCATGCTGATTGCATCCCTCAGATGTTTATCTTTGCTCCCCTCGTCCCTCCTTCTCGCAGACTCAGGGATCATTGTTCCCAGACAGTAATTGTGCCATAA